The Candidatus Delongbacteria bacterium genome includes the window GTTTCACTTTTATTTTCAATTTGGAGATCTGAAGCAATTATTTCAATCTCACCTGTAGCTAATGCTTTATTCGGAGCAGGCTTAACAGACACTTCTCCTTTAATGGTAATTACATACTCATTTCTTATTTTAGATGCTTCCTCCATCATTTCAACTGAAACTTTATCAGGATCAAAAATCACCTGTGTAATTCCATAACGATCTCGTAAATCTATAAAAAGTAATCCACCTAAATTTCTGTATTTATGAACCCATCCGGATAGTATGACAGCTTTTCCGGCATCAGCTTTTCTCAGCTCACCACATGTGTTAGTACGTTTCATAACTGACTCCAGTTTTTATTTGAGATTGCCGTATTTAATTTTTTAAATTCCGGCGTTATCGAATTGATGAAAATAATAAGTATAAGTAATATTTGCAATATGGAAAATGAGTTAGGGGGGAGAAATACGACTACTAACTTTTTAGGATGAGACATTGAAATCTGCACCTACAGGATTGTTATGCAGTAAAGAAAAAAGCATTATCGTTTGCATCATATTCAACTTTCCAAATAGAAAATAGTTGAACTAGCTTCCTTTTATCTTTATCATTTTATTTTCGATAAGCTGATATATTAAAAACAAAAATGTGACAGTTAAAAAATATATTTTTATATAGAATCTTCTTTTCGAGAATTTACAATAGTCTGATTTAAGTCAATTAAACTTTAAATTTTAGCTAAAATTGTTACGTGTTGTGATTTTTGTTTACAAAACTTTGCAACAAGCCTTCTGAAGCAAGGCTTGTTGTAAAAATTTAAATAGAAACAAAAATACTAGTCAAGATCTTCTACTGGTTTTGCTTCAATATATCCTCTGTAACCATGAGGCTCAAGCTGATAGGCTGGTGATTTATCACTCCATTTGTATCCAAACTGTTTAGGATCAAATTCGCTGATAGCTTTTTGAAGATCAGAGATAGCCTCCATAAAATCATCATCGTTATATTTTGGACCATTAAACACCATCATTTTGCAGGAAGGCAAAGTAATGTATTCAAATCCTTCGGGAAGTTTTTTGTCATAATCTAACGAAACTTCTACACCTTGAACATATTGAGATGTTCCTGTTTTTATCATTTGCTTTGGTAGCCATATACCTGCAGGTTCGTGAATTGCTTCTTTTATACTGCATAAAACACCCCAAACTTCACACCCAACTTCTTCGCAATACTTGAAATATTCTTTAGCTGTAACACCTCTTCTTACTATCAATTTTCTTTCTGGACGGATTACAACTTGAGTAAATACAGTACAGATCTCTTTTGAATTTTCCATTGTGTTTTCTCCTTTTTTTCTTAGCATTGAGTGATAGTTAATAATTTTGCTTGGCATAAACAGAGGAATTGGAGGTTGTGAGTCTCTATATTTTTTTGGTGACATTCCAAAATAATTAGAAAAAGCTCTCGTAAAACCTTCATGTGAGTCAAAAACAAAATCAAATGCTGTCTCAATAATTTTTGATTTTGAATCACGTATCCTGATCGCAGCATTGGAAAGCCTTAGAAGTCTGATGTAATCAAAAGGATTTTTTCCGGTCAACTCTTTAAAAACTCTTGATGAGTGCCATGGCGAATAACCGGAAATCTTAGAAAGTTTTTGAAGAGTGATCACTTCTTCTATCCTTTCTTCGATATAAACTTGCATTTTATCGACGGCTTCGATCTTTTCCCAATTTTTCATACTATCCCCTTTCACCATAAAAGTAGAAATATTTAAACTGTAATTCTTGACTTCATTTGCTCAAAGTAAAAAAAGGTGAATATTTTAAAAACACAAATTGTATATTAAAGATAATTGTCAAGTTTAGTTACATATGAATTTTAGAGGATTGCAGCTAGTTAAGGCGTTTAATCTCTGAGTAAATTTTTGAGGATAAAATAGAAACTTCTCTCTTTTCAATTCATAATTGTACAATAATTTCGTGAAAAATAATAATAAATACAATTGACATTATATAAGAAATAGAGCTATTATTTAATACTAACCATAGGAGAATTGTTATGTTTAATTTTTTGATTGTTTCAATGTTAGTTTTATGTATGAATATTTACTCTCAAACTAATATTTCTAGTGGTAATGTGTCTGGAAATTGGAATTTAGAAGGCTCTCCATATCTAATAAATGGAAATATCACTATTCCAAACACTGAAACATTAGTTATTGATCCTGGAGTTGATGTATTGTTTCAAGGTCACTATAGTTTAGCAGTTAATGGAAGATTGTTAGCTGAAGGCACATTGAGCGATTCTATAAAATTCAGTATTACTGAAACAGTACCAACAACCACAGGTTGGATAGGAATAAAATTTGTGAATACCAGCTCTGAGAATGATTCTTCAAAAATTTCATACAGTGTACTTGAATATGCAATAAATATTGATGAGAATAATTTTTTTGAAGGTAGTGCTGTAAGATTTGATAATTTCAGTAAGGCAAGAGTTTCTCACAGCAATTTCAGAAATAATAGAACACTAGCAGGTGGAGGGATTAAATGCATTAACACAGCTTCTCCAACTATCGAACATTGTTTCTTTTTAAATAATTCTGGAGATTCAAATAATCCCGGTGGAGGTTTCGCCGGTGGTATTGCGATTATGAGCAATTCAGCTCCAATTGTTAGATATAATTCATTTACACAAAATGGTGCATACTCTGCTGGTGCTATAGGTATCAATGAAGGAGGAGATGCTAAAATCTACAATAATCATTTTTATGAAAATGGTGCAATCATTGGAGGTGCATTATATCTTTTGGAAAAAGAATTACCAGTACCAACGATAAGCGGGAACATAATTGAAAACAATGAGTCCCCTTATATTTGTGGAGGGCTTTTTATGATAATTAAAGACGATATAACAATCTTAGTATCGAACAATACAATTGTAAATAATACTGCCACTTATGGAGGTGGTGCATATCTTTCTGGTG containing:
- a CDS encoding T9SS type A sorting domain-containing protein codes for the protein MFNFLIVSMLVLCMNIYSQTNISSGNVSGNWNLEGSPYLINGNITIPNTETLVIDPGVDVLFQGHYSLAVNGRLLAEGTLSDSIKFSITETVPTTTGWIGIKFVNTSSENDSSKISYSVLEYAINIDENNFFEGSAVRFDNFSKARVSHSNFRNNRTLAGGGIKCINTASPTIEHCFFLNNSGDSNNPGGGFAGGIAIMSNSAPIVRYNSFTQNGAYSAGAIGINEGGDAKIYNNHFYENGAIIGGALYLLEKELPVPTISGNIIENNESPYICGGLFMIIKDDITILVSNNTIVNNTATYGGGAYLSGDNIKLINNILYHNSGIGSQVCLNDIEYSTSSDFYNCIIEGGVDGFGYDNGGSFEGEFIDCLDIDPDFVDFVECDFHLSDTSPLIGAGVNQMSYNGINFYAFGKDIDGIDRPYPVLTNCDIGAYENTLAEPIVDIYENEVSKNSLMSFNYPDPFNPTTTICFDGRKSQDFLLTVYNLSGQIVFTSNYISSMSENETISFNGQSLTSGIYVYTIIGSNKEIISGKMTLLK
- a CDS encoding AraC family transcriptional regulator codes for the protein MKNWEKIEAVDKMQVYIEERIEEVITLQKLSKISGYSPWHSSRVFKELTGKNPFDYIRLLRLSNAAIRIRDSKSKIIETAFDFVFDSHEGFTRAFSNYFGMSPKKYRDSQPPIPLFMPSKIINYHSMLRKKGENTMENSKEICTVFTQVVIRPERKLIVRRGVTAKEYFKYCEEVGCEVWGVLCSIKEAIHEPAGIWLPKQMIKTGTSQYVQGVEVSLDYDKKLPEGFEYITLPSCKMMVFNGPKYNDDDFMEAISDLQKAISEFDPKQFGYKWSDKSPAYQLEPHGYRGYIEAKPVEDLD